One stretch of Zhihengliuella flava DNA includes these proteins:
- a CDS encoding 50S ribosomal protein bL37 → MSSKRARKRKDRKRGGANHGKRPNS, encoded by the coding sequence ATGAGCAGCAAGCGTGCACGTAAGCGCAAGGATCGCAAGCGCGGCGGCGCCAACCACGGCAAGCGCCCGAACAGCTAA
- the rsrA gene encoding mycothiol system anti-sigma-R factor, which yields MGDCQSLGDCDDSRIVRLYEYLDGALSVDDLNDVKRHLEHCTECAQEYDLECIIRSVVKRSCTEQAPHTLKSRIMMRISEIRVESGHR from the coding sequence ATGGGCGACTGTCAGTCTCTGGGCGACTGCGATGATTCGCGGATCGTCCGGCTCTACGAATACCTCGACGGCGCTTTGTCTGTCGACGACCTCAATGACGTCAAGCGCCACCTCGAGCACTGCACGGAGTGCGCGCAGGAGTACGACTTGGAATGCATCATTCGTTCCGTGGTCAAGCGATCCTGCACGGAGCAAGCCCCGCACACGCTAAAATCGCGCATCATGATGCGCATCAGTGAAATCCGAGTCGAGAGTGGGCACCGCTAG
- a CDS encoding fluoride efflux transporter FluC has product MSALWLALAVGIAGSLGAVARVWLDLRLTPRGSPTLPLGTLTANAVGCLLLGAALGGLPAEGAAVSLQPVLTAGLCGGLSTYSSFSVTTMTLWLEGAVGRALVNALANLALGGASAATGWALIDVLIR; this is encoded by the coding sequence ATGAGTGCGCTCTGGCTGGCCCTGGCCGTCGGTATCGCCGGGAGCCTCGGTGCCGTGGCACGGGTATGGCTCGATCTCCGGCTGACTCCCCGCGGCTCGCCCACGCTCCCCCTCGGGACGCTCACGGCTAACGCCGTTGGATGCCTACTCCTGGGTGCGGCGCTCGGCGGCCTACCCGCCGAAGGAGCGGCCGTCTCCCTCCAGCCCGTGCTCACAGCGGGACTCTGCGGCGGGCTAAGTACGTACAGTTCATTCAGTGTGACGACCATGACCCTCTGGCTCGAGGGCGCCGTCGGCCGCGCCCTCGTCAACGCCCTCGCGAACCTCGCCCTCGGCGGCGCCTCGGCCGCCACTGGATGGGCACTGATCGACGTGTTGATCCGCTAA
- a CDS encoding DoxX family membrane protein: MTAVRAIARPLLASSYVYTGLERLRKPQLAAVRLRTVLDRAAAKAPRLAPLAERAELVVRAIGGTQIAAGILFAAGKAPRFSAATLVLSSLAAAADDYADTTIAEKLKHASLGGGVLLASVDTAGQPSIAWRAQHLTKDVRKQLARTNQDVTKAVRSTAKDAAKNAEDLLNR; this comes from the coding sequence ATGACTGCTGTCCGCGCGATCGCACGCCCTTTGCTCGCTTCGAGCTACGTCTACACAGGACTCGAACGGCTACGGAAGCCGCAGCTCGCCGCCGTGCGCTTGCGGACGGTGCTTGATCGGGCCGCTGCCAAGGCGCCGCGCTTGGCGCCGCTGGCCGAGCGCGCCGAGTTGGTCGTGCGCGCTATTGGCGGGACGCAGATCGCTGCGGGGATTTTGTTCGCCGCAGGAAAAGCTCCTCGTTTCTCCGCCGCAACCCTCGTCCTCTCCTCTCTCGCGGCCGCCGCGGACGATTACGCCGATACCACCATCGCGGAGAAACTGAAGCACGCTTCCCTCGGCGGCGGAGTCCTCTTGGCCAGCGTCGACACGGCCGGGCAGCCCTCCATCGCGTGGCGCGCCCAGCATCTCACCAAGGACGTCCGCAAGCAGTTGGCCCGCACCAATCAGGACGTCACGAAGGCGGTGCGCTCCACGGCCAAGGATGCGGCCAAGAACGCCGAGGACCTGCTGAACCGTTAA
- a CDS encoding GDSL-type esterase/lipase family protein — protein sequence MEQRIIRLVAVGDELLAGHGDPRALGWFGRVLARTTSPETLVEPYQLAAPREGTEALAKRWLTEARPRFSDARENRVVIALSDADLDEELSTARSRLNLANMLDAASQASIKAMVVGPPPGLDADRNRRLAELSAAFADVASRRHHAYVDTFTPLQHHEQWRNDLAANDGAPGQAGYGLIAWLVLHRGWYQWLGMPEPAAG from the coding sequence GTGGAACAACGAATTATTCGCCTCGTCGCCGTCGGTGACGAGCTTCTGGCCGGGCACGGCGACCCACGTGCCCTCGGATGGTTTGGGCGCGTTTTGGCCCGCACGACGAGCCCCGAGACCCTCGTGGAGCCCTATCAGTTGGCCGCGCCCCGCGAGGGGACGGAGGCGCTCGCCAAGCGATGGCTGACGGAGGCGCGCCCCCGGTTTTCTGACGCGCGGGAGAACCGCGTCGTCATCGCCTTGTCCGACGCGGATCTCGACGAAGAACTCTCCACCGCGCGGAGCCGACTCAACCTCGCCAACATGCTCGACGCCGCCTCCCAAGCCAGCATCAAGGCCATGGTGGTTGGCCCTCCCCCGGGACTCGACGCCGACCGCAACCGCCGTCTCGCCGAATTGTCCGCTGCTTTCGCCGATGTCGCCAGCCGGCGCCACCATGCCTACGTCGACACGTTCACGCCCTTGCAACACCATGAACAGTGGCGCAATGATTTGGCGGCAAACGACGGAGCCCCTGGTCAAGCAGGCTACGGACTCATCGCTTGGCTGGTTCTGCACCGCGGCTGGTACCAGTGGCTTGGCATGCCGGAGCCAGCTGCCGGTTAG
- the hisN gene encoding histidinol-phosphatase, whose protein sequence is MTSDVMTYNDDLRLAHVMADSVDSMTMERFKAQDLAVETKPDLTPVTDADRSAEEAIRGQLKRSRPRDAVLGEEYGSTGHGPRRWIIDPIDGTKNFVRGVPVWATLIALVDEGRPVVGLVSAPALGRRWWAAEGMGAYTGKSLARATPLRVSGVSDIADASLSYSSLSGWRERGQLEAMLDLHDQVWRTRAYGDFWSYCLVAEGAVDIATEPELGLHDMAALVPIVQEAGGRFTSLEGEDGCFGGNALASNSLLHEQALRILSAS, encoded by the coding sequence ATGACCTCCGACGTGATGACGTACAACGATGATCTGCGCTTGGCCCATGTCATGGCGGACTCCGTCGACTCGATGACCATGGAACGGTTCAAGGCGCAGGACCTAGCGGTGGAGACCAAGCCAGATCTCACCCCGGTCACCGACGCCGACCGCTCGGCAGAAGAAGCCATCCGCGGGCAGCTCAAGCGCTCGCGCCCCCGGGACGCCGTGCTGGGCGAGGAGTATGGAAGCACCGGCCACGGACCCCGCCGCTGGATTATCGACCCGATTGACGGGACCAAGAACTTTGTCCGCGGGGTCCCGGTGTGGGCCACGCTGATTGCCCTCGTCGACGAGGGGCGGCCCGTCGTCGGCCTGGTCTCCGCGCCGGCCCTCGGTCGGCGCTGGTGGGCGGCCGAAGGAATGGGGGCCTACACGGGGAAGTCTCTCGCCCGGGCCACTCCCCTCCGCGTCTCAGGCGTATCGGACATCGCCGACGCGTCTCTGTCCTATTCCAGCCTGTCCGGGTGGCGCGAGCGCGGCCAGCTGGAGGCCATGCTGGACCTTCATGATCAGGTCTGGCGCACGCGTGCCTACGGCGATTTCTGGTCCTACTGCCTTGTCGCCGAGGGCGCCGTCGATATCGCCACCGAGCCCGAGCTCGGCCTTCATGACATGGCCGCCCTCGTCCCAATCGTCCAAGAGGCCGGCGGCCGGTTTACCTCGCTCGAGGGTGAGGACGGGTGCTTCGGCGGCAACGCGCTGGCGAGCAACTCCCTGCTGCACGAGCAGGCCTTGAGGATCCTGTCCGCCAGCTAA
- a CDS encoding sigma-70 family RNA polymerase sigma factor, with protein sequence MTDSQTSTDTAAQETTEERRSRFEADALQYVDQLYSAALRMARNPSDAEDLVQEAYAKAYSAFHQYKPGTNLKAWLYRILTNTYINLYRKRQREPLRASTDTVEDWQMAEAAEHTSTGLRSAEAEALDHLPDSDVKTALATIPEEFRLAVYFTDVEGYAYKEVAEILGIPMGTVMSRLHRGRKQLRELLADYAADRGIGDQGTARGAAKKQEKK encoded by the coding sequence ATGACCGATTCACAGACCAGCACGGACACGGCCGCGCAAGAGACCACCGAAGAGCGCCGGTCGCGCTTCGAGGCGGACGCCTTGCAGTACGTCGATCAGCTGTACTCGGCGGCCCTGCGGATGGCGCGTAATCCTAGCGACGCCGAGGACTTGGTCCAAGAGGCGTACGCCAAGGCGTATTCAGCGTTCCACCAGTACAAGCCTGGAACCAATCTCAAGGCGTGGCTGTACCGCATCCTGACCAATACGTACATCAATCTCTACCGCAAGCGGCAAAGAGAACCCCTGCGTGCCAGCACGGACACGGTTGAAGACTGGCAGATGGCCGAAGCCGCCGAGCACACCTCGACGGGATTGCGGTCTGCGGAGGCTGAAGCGTTGGATCACCTGCCGGATTCAGACGTGAAAACCGCCTTGGCAACCATCCCTGAGGAATTTCGGTTGGCCGTCTACTTCACCGACGTGGAGGGGTATGCCTATAAGGAAGTCGCAGAGATCCTTGGCATCCCGATGGGCACTGTCATGTCACGTCTGCACCGCGGTCGCAAACAGTTGCGTGAGCTACTCGCCGACTACGCAGCAGACCGCGGTATCGGAGATCAGGGGACCGCACGCGGTGCGGCGAAGAAGCAGGAGAAGAAGTAA
- the aroA gene encoding 3-phosphoshikimate 1-carboxyvinyltransferase, with the protein MTTSGISADLWPAPYVDGPVDATVSIPGSKSLTNRYLLLAALADGPSILRRPLHSRDSRLMIEALEAFGARVEELPGHGEYGPDLRVTPPTATISNPGVVDVDCGLAGTVMRFVPPLAAVLGRRARFDGDPHARQRPMSPIVDALRQLGATVDDDGRGGLPFELSPQPPQDAPAQVSIDASGSSQFVTALLLVGCALPGGLTVHHVGPTVPSPDHLAMTLDVLRSVGVDATQVGASAWTVAPGRIPAFDTVIEPDLSNAGPFLAAAMATAGTVRIPDWPQRTTQVGDQWRSILTRMGGIVSWDDHVLTVSGPAELLGIDVPDSSELAPTVAALAALATTESRLTGIAHLRGHETNRLAAVVTEIRRLGGRAEELDDGLAIAPAPLHAADVQSYDDHRMATFGAILGLAVPGLRVENIATTSKTMPDFPDMWQQLVSTARRA; encoded by the coding sequence ATGACCACTTCAGGTATCTCTGCCGACCTGTGGCCGGCGCCGTACGTCGACGGCCCCGTTGACGCGACGGTTTCCATCCCCGGATCGAAGTCCCTCACAAACCGTTATCTGCTGCTCGCTGCCCTAGCGGACGGGCCTTCGATCCTGCGGCGCCCCCTCCATTCACGCGACTCCCGTCTCATGATCGAGGCCCTCGAAGCCTTCGGCGCCCGGGTGGAGGAGCTGCCCGGGCACGGCGAGTATGGGCCGGACCTCCGCGTGACTCCCCCCACCGCAACGATCTCGAACCCCGGCGTCGTCGACGTCGACTGCGGGCTGGCGGGTACCGTGATGCGCTTTGTCCCACCCCTTGCGGCAGTGTTGGGGCGCCGCGCCCGGTTCGACGGCGATCCGCACGCCCGCCAGCGGCCCATGTCTCCCATCGTCGACGCCCTTCGACAACTTGGCGCCACGGTGGACGACGACGGTCGCGGCGGTTTGCCCTTTGAGCTCTCCCCGCAGCCACCACAGGACGCACCGGCACAGGTGAGCATCGATGCCAGTGGCTCTTCGCAATTTGTCACGGCCCTCCTGCTCGTGGGGTGCGCGCTGCCCGGCGGCCTCACGGTCCACCATGTGGGCCCCACGGTCCCCAGCCCGGATCACCTTGCCATGACCCTCGACGTACTCCGCAGCGTCGGCGTTGACGCCACCCAAGTGGGGGCGTCCGCGTGGACGGTGGCTCCCGGGCGCATCCCGGCGTTCGACACGGTGATCGAGCCAGACCTGTCCAATGCGGGTCCGTTCTTGGCCGCTGCCATGGCAACGGCCGGCACGGTTCGCATTCCTGATTGGCCGCAGCGCACCACTCAAGTTGGTGACCAGTGGCGCTCCATCCTCACCCGCATGGGCGGAATAGTGAGCTGGGACGATCACGTGCTCACCGTCTCGGGGCCGGCCGAACTGCTGGGCATCGATGTGCCGGATTCCTCAGAGCTCGCTCCCACGGTGGCCGCGCTAGCGGCCTTGGCCACGACGGAATCCCGACTCACGGGAATTGCCCACCTCCGGGGACACGAGACGAATCGCTTGGCGGCCGTGGTCACGGAGATTCGACGCCTCGGTGGCCGCGCCGAGGAACTCGACGATGGGCTGGCCATCGCACCGGCGCCGTTGCATGCGGCGGACGTGCAGAGCTATGACGACCACCGCATGGCCACCTTTGGCGCGATCCTCGGCCTCGCGGTCCCCGGTCTGAGAGTCGAGAACATCGCCACCACGAGCAAGACCATGCCAGATTTCCCGGACATGTGGCAGCAGCTGGTCTCCACCGCGAGGCGCGCGTGA
- the rsgA gene encoding ribosome small subunit-dependent GTPase A, with the protein MARSHDDWDESDVRVRPNKRGSKPRTKKRPKHEDAVSGRIVTVDRGRYTAMVDEGASTERLVIAARARALNRQAVVPGDVVGLVGDTSGEPDTLARLVRIEHRRTLLRRSADDSDPVERVVVANADQLVIVVAAANPEPRTGFIDRALVAAYDAGIHPILCVTKADVKDPAELLANYAHLDLDVVVSRSTHDAASGTDARSADGESARLDSAALAALRKLLDGQISAVLGHSGVGKSTLVNALTGAERATGGVNAVTGRGRHTSSSALALRIDDAAAGTWIIDTPGIRSFGLALVDPEHILAAFDDLAPAAAHCPRGCGHSGADPGCALDAWVADGRAGDYGADRLSSFRRLLGAEEEIETKELGSH; encoded by the coding sequence ATGGCTCGCTCCCACGACGACTGGGACGAATCAGACGTCCGCGTCCGCCCCAATAAGCGCGGGTCCAAACCCCGAACCAAGAAACGGCCCAAGCACGAAGATGCCGTCTCTGGACGCATCGTCACCGTCGACCGCGGCCGTTACACCGCGATGGTTGATGAGGGCGCGTCCACGGAGCGCCTCGTGATCGCCGCGCGCGCCCGGGCCCTCAACCGCCAGGCCGTCGTGCCTGGAGACGTGGTGGGGCTCGTCGGCGACACCTCAGGTGAGCCCGACACGTTGGCACGCTTGGTCCGCATTGAACACCGGCGCACGCTGCTGCGCCGCAGCGCCGATGATTCGGACCCCGTCGAACGCGTAGTGGTCGCCAATGCGGACCAGCTCGTCATCGTCGTCGCGGCTGCCAATCCCGAACCACGCACGGGATTCATCGACCGCGCCCTCGTGGCCGCGTACGACGCCGGAATTCACCCGATCTTGTGCGTCACCAAAGCCGACGTTAAGGATCCCGCAGAGCTCTTGGCGAACTACGCGCATCTGGATCTCGACGTCGTCGTCAGCCGCAGTACTCACGATGCGGCCAGCGGGACCGACGCACGGTCCGCGGACGGCGAGTCGGCACGTCTGGACTCGGCTGCGCTCGCTGCTTTGCGGAAGCTCTTGGACGGACAGATCAGCGCCGTGCTGGGTCATTCGGGCGTCGGCAAGTCGACGCTGGTCAACGCACTCACGGGAGCCGAACGCGCCACGGGCGGGGTCAATGCGGTCACCGGCCGTGGTCGCCACACGTCCTCCTCTGCGCTGGCTTTGCGGATCGACGACGCGGCCGCGGGCACGTGGATCATCGACACGCCCGGAATCCGCTCCTTCGGCCTTGCCCTCGTCGATCCTGAACACATCTTGGCCGCCTTCGACGACCTCGCCCCGGCCGCCGCGCACTGCCCTCGCGGCTGCGGGCACAGTGGCGCGGACCCCGGCTGTGCCCTGGATGCGTGGGTGGCCGATGGGCGCGCCGGTGACTACGGTGCGGACCGGCTGTCCTCCTTCCGGCGCCTGCTCGGCGCGGAAGAGGAGATCGAGACCAAAGAACTCGGTTCTCACTAG
- a CDS encoding DUF2568 domain-containing protein — protein MIKVANALSFVLEVALVGAVILWGIHVVDLPIVWAVLLCGLPAVIVTTILLSAHSSWRLLWPVRPVVSHALFAAAGVVLIALDFLTLGWGIVTFTAISVVLTIRLRRVLGAADHQVRASRTAARERRAAAKERPRGRRAASK, from the coding sequence ATGATCAAGGTCGCTAACGCGCTATCGTTCGTGCTCGAGGTCGCGTTGGTTGGTGCGGTCATCCTGTGGGGTATCCACGTCGTCGATCTGCCGATCGTGTGGGCGGTCCTCCTCTGTGGCCTGCCGGCCGTTATCGTGACAACCATCCTCCTGAGCGCACATTCCTCGTGGCGCTTGTTGTGGCCCGTGCGGCCGGTGGTGAGCCACGCGCTCTTCGCGGCCGCCGGCGTCGTCCTGATTGCGTTGGACTTCCTGACCCTTGGGTGGGGCATCGTGACCTTTACGGCGATCAGCGTGGTGTTGACCATACGCTTGCGGCGCGTATTGGGCGCCGCAGATCACCAAGTGCGGGCATCGAGAACGGCTGCGCGCGAACGGCGCGCCGCGGCCAAGGAGCGCCCGCGCGGCCGGCGAGCCGCCTCGAAATAG
- a CDS encoding metal ABC transporter ATP-binding protein, translating into MNVIDVENLSVTYGSVKALDQVSFTVPSGELCGLIGVNGSGKSTLFKALMGLVSPRAGRLELFGQSQAVARRQQLVTYVPQAEDVDWTFPVSVREVVMMGRYGHMGRARRPQPVDIEAVDVALERVGLTELAHRQIGQLSGGQKKRTFVARGIAQGADLMLLDEPFAGVDVTSERVILSLLTALTAEGRTILMSTHDLAGVPSFCTQALLLHRTVIASGHPDEVLTEHHLARAFGGPREEA; encoded by the coding sequence GTGAACGTCATCGACGTCGAGAATCTCAGTGTGACCTACGGCAGCGTCAAGGCCCTCGATCAGGTCAGCTTCACGGTGCCCTCCGGGGAACTGTGCGGGTTGATCGGCGTCAACGGAAGCGGCAAATCCACGCTGTTCAAAGCCCTGATGGGTCTCGTCTCACCGCGCGCGGGCCGCCTTGAGCTATTCGGCCAGTCCCAAGCCGTGGCACGGCGCCAGCAATTGGTGACCTACGTGCCCCAGGCCGAGGACGTGGACTGGACCTTTCCCGTGAGTGTGCGGGAAGTGGTCATGATGGGACGCTACGGGCACATGGGGCGGGCGCGACGACCGCAGCCCGTCGATATCGAGGCCGTTGACGTAGCACTTGAACGCGTCGGGCTCACGGAGCTAGCTCACCGCCAGATTGGCCAGCTCTCGGGCGGCCAGAAGAAGCGCACCTTCGTCGCCCGCGGCATCGCTCAAGGCGCCGACCTCATGCTCTTGGATGAACCGTTCGCCGGTGTTGATGTCACCTCTGAACGCGTCATCTTGTCCTTGCTGACGGCCTTGACCGCTGAGGGACGCACCATCTTGATGTCGACACACGACCTCGCCGGGGTCCCCTCCTTTTGCACCCAGGCACTGCTCTTGCACCGCACCGTCATCGCCTCGGGTCATCCGGACGAGGTCCTGACCGAACACCACCTGGCCCGCGCGTTCGGCGGACCGAGAGAGGAGGCCTAA
- a CDS encoding fluoride efflux transporter FluC — MSNHQLRMTWPVVAAVAAAGFVGTLLRYGLSHLLGDAARPVVEAGHVQWDTLPWGTVLVNVVGCLALGWVTGWWVAAGITHGGRRRLRLAVTGGLLGSFTSFSAIAVITPGVALSGAELSDTGLSIIWTLGAALACCGAAAAGLLGGRWSHGGSRPHHDPAEPRS, encoded by the coding sequence ATGTCGAATCACCAGTTGCGCATGACCTGGCCCGTCGTTGCCGCAGTTGCCGCCGCCGGATTCGTGGGCACACTGTTGCGCTACGGACTCAGCCATCTGCTCGGAGACGCTGCGCGACCCGTGGTCGAGGCCGGCCACGTGCAGTGGGACACCCTACCGTGGGGGACCGTGCTGGTCAACGTCGTCGGATGCCTAGCGTTGGGCTGGGTGACCGGATGGTGGGTGGCCGCCGGCATCACCCACGGCGGGCGACGGCGGCTCCGGCTGGCGGTCACCGGCGGACTTCTCGGCTCATTCACGTCATTTTCCGCGATCGCAGTGATCACACCCGGCGTAGCCCTGTCGGGCGCGGAGCTCAGCGACACCGGCCTGTCAATCATCTGGACACTGGGTGCCGCGCTGGCGTGCTGCGGTGCCGCGGCCGCGGGCTTACTCGGTGGACGTTGGTCCCACGGCGGATCGCGGCCACACCACGACCCAGCGGAGCCACGCTCATGA
- a CDS encoding metal-dependent transcriptional regulator → MNGPDASSLKLTPSEENYLKSVYSLREWDALEVTTGALAGKLGVAPASATTMVTKLVARGLMEHPRYGAITLTPEGTRAALQVVRRHRLIETFLVEQLGYTWDQVHDEAEVLEHTVSERFIERIDALLNHPQADPHGDPIPTATGQPRLPDAVRLDRAPATEGAVVVRISDDDPELLRACAESGVVPGATLDTAQHGLPHATMRAIWVRVER, encoded by the coding sequence ATGAACGGACCCGATGCTTCTTCCCTCAAACTGACGCCGAGTGAAGAGAACTACCTGAAGTCGGTCTACAGCTTGCGGGAGTGGGACGCACTCGAAGTCACGACGGGTGCCCTCGCCGGCAAACTCGGCGTGGCGCCCGCCTCCGCTACCACGATGGTCACCAAGCTCGTCGCCCGCGGCCTCATGGAGCATCCTCGCTACGGGGCCATCACCCTTACCCCCGAGGGGACTCGTGCCGCCCTCCAAGTCGTCCGCCGGCACCGGCTCATCGAGACCTTCCTCGTCGAGCAACTGGGCTACACCTGGGACCAAGTCCACGACGAGGCTGAAGTCCTTGAACACACAGTCTCCGAGCGCTTTATTGAGCGCATTGATGCGTTGTTGAACCATCCTCAGGCGGACCCGCACGGGGACCCTATCCCCACGGCCACCGGCCAGCCACGCCTGCCGGACGCCGTCCGCCTGGACCGGGCTCCGGCAACCGAAGGCGCCGTCGTCGTGCGCATTTCCGACGATGATCCAGAACTCCTCCGGGCCTGCGCGGAGTCGGGCGTCGTACCAGGGGCCACGCTCGACACGGCTCAGCACGGCCTGCCCCACGCGACAATGCGTGCCATCTGGGTACGCGTCGAGCGATAA
- a CDS encoding metal ABC transporter permease: MTPWEWITQPLSYGFMTDALIVAVAAALVCSVLSCWLVLMGWALMGDAISHAVLPGVALSYLLGLPFAVGALAFGLGAVALIGSLRSRTSLKSDTAIGVVFTSLFALGLAIVSKTPSDVDLGHILFGNVLGVTDAEMLQVLALAVVTLGVLLYLRKDLTLLAFDRVHAHALGINTKTLHFLLLTLLALTVVTSLQAMGIILVVAMLIIPGATSFLWTRSFGRMLSIAATLGVTSAVCGLYLSYYLDVSASAAIVLTQAAFFALTLAAAPEQGLVSQAIRRRKTA; the protein is encoded by the coding sequence ATGACACCCTGGGAATGGATCACGCAGCCCCTGTCCTATGGGTTCATGACCGACGCCTTGATCGTGGCCGTTGCCGCGGCCCTCGTCTGTTCCGTTCTCTCCTGCTGGCTCGTGCTCATGGGCTGGGCGCTCATGGGGGACGCGATCTCCCACGCCGTGTTGCCCGGTGTGGCGCTGTCCTATCTACTGGGGCTGCCGTTCGCCGTGGGCGCGCTCGCTTTCGGGCTCGGCGCCGTCGCCCTCATTGGCTCCCTGCGTTCCAGAACATCGCTGAAGTCAGACACGGCCATCGGGGTCGTCTTCACCTCACTCTTCGCCCTCGGTCTCGCGATTGTCTCCAAAACCCCGAGTGATGTCGACCTAGGGCATATCCTCTTCGGAAACGTCCTCGGCGTCACGGATGCGGAAATGCTACAGGTGCTCGCCCTCGCGGTGGTGACCCTTGGCGTCCTGCTCTACCTGCGCAAGGACCTGACGCTGTTGGCCTTCGATCGCGTTCACGCCCACGCCCTCGGCATCAATACCAAGACGCTCCATTTTCTCCTGCTGACTTTGCTCGCCCTCACCGTGGTGACCAGCTTGCAGGCCATGGGAATCATCTTGGTCGTGGCTATGCTCATCATCCCCGGGGCCACGTCATTCCTGTGGACACGTTCCTTCGGCAGGATGCTGTCCATCGCCGCCACGCTCGGCGTCACCTCCGCCGTGTGCGGCCTGTACCTGAGCTACTATCTGGACGTGTCAGCGAGCGCCGCGATCGTCCTGACGCAGGCTGCGTTCTTCGCCCTCACGCTCGCGGCGGCCCCCGAACAGGGGCTGGTTTCACAGGCTATCCGCCGGAGGAAAACAGCATGA
- a CDS encoding metal ABC transporter solute-binding protein, Zn/Mn family, whose protein sequence is MTKTSRGPARLVRRVAAAALLTAPLILAGCGADASPPVSTPPSPGATGSTDDQPVVLTTFSVLADLVQHVAGDRADVVSLTKPGVEIHGYEPTPSDLVRVNEADLVIDNGLGLERWFERFIEDVDVPHAVLSEGIEPIDIASGEYSGTPNPHAWMSPSAAQTYVDNAVAALSDLAPEDADYFAANGKDFKGELQQLAQQTAAALPASGALVTCEGAFSYLARDLGLDEHSLWPVNSDVEGTPQQIAAQIEFVRSHDVPAVFCESTVNDGAQQQVVAATGADLAGPLYVDSLSGPDGPVPTFLDLLEYDLRIITDALGQEAS, encoded by the coding sequence ATGACTAAAACTTCTCGAGGCCCGGCACGCCTCGTCCGCCGGGTCGCTGCAGCAGCGTTGCTGACGGCACCGCTGATACTCGCTGGGTGCGGCGCCGATGCCTCGCCCCCGGTGTCCACACCGCCCTCCCCCGGCGCCACAGGATCGACGGACGATCAACCGGTGGTACTGACGACGTTCAGCGTCCTGGCCGACCTCGTCCAGCACGTCGCGGGCGACCGCGCGGACGTCGTCTCGCTCACCAAGCCCGGCGTAGAGATTCACGGCTACGAGCCCACTCCCTCAGACCTTGTCCGCGTCAACGAGGCGGACCTCGTCATCGATAACGGACTCGGGCTGGAGCGCTGGTTCGAACGCTTCATCGAGGATGTCGACGTTCCGCACGCCGTACTGTCGGAGGGGATCGAGCCCATCGACATCGCCTCAGGCGAGTACTCCGGGACGCCGAATCCCCATGCCTGGATGTCGCCGTCGGCAGCTCAAACGTACGTTGATAACGCCGTCGCGGCGCTGAGCGACCTCGCACCTGAAGACGCAGACTACTTCGCCGCGAACGGCAAAGACTTCAAAGGCGAACTGCAACAACTGGCTCAACAAACGGCGGCCGCGCTTCCAGCCTCCGGCGCACTCGTGACCTGTGAGGGGGCCTTCTCCTACCTCGCGCGGGACCTTGGGCTCGATGAGCACTCGCTCTGGCCGGTCAATTCGGATGTCGAAGGCACCCCGCAACAAATCGCCGCCCAGATAGAGTTTGTGCGCTCCCATGATGTCCCCGCGGTCTTTTGCGAATCTACGGTCAACGACGGCGCCCAACAGCAAGTTGTCGCGGCCACGGGCGCTGACCTCGCCGGGCCACTCTACGTCGACTCGCTCTCGGGCCCCGACGGTCCCGTCCCGACCTTCTTGGATCTTCTGGAGTACGACCTGCGCATCATCACCGATGCCCTCGGGCAGGAGGCCTCGTGA